A part of Kineococcus endophyticus genomic DNA contains:
- a CDS encoding metal-dependent hydrolase, with translation MGPAHAASGLAAGALTLGVAATHLGIDRPLEQLAWVVAWGGFAYLPDLDQKGSTAGSMWGPPTRWLSRLIGVLARRHRGGTHDALVAPLVFGGLAALAARNHWTALAVLALGIGLALHAVAQLVPGDAEKTAIGNLVLSGAGAWWLTDQGVHLPWLPWAVAGGVLVHIAGDALTTDGVPVPFTTWARRRPRTLGLRLFDAGRGPEPLLQYLVFPTLTVLGLVRYVGPVRDLLAPLV, from the coding sequence ATGGGCCCGGCGCACGCCGCCAGCGGACTGGCGGCGGGGGCCCTGACCCTCGGCGTCGCCGCCACGCACCTCGGCATCGACCGACCCCTCGAGCAACTCGCGTGGGTCGTGGCGTGGGGCGGGTTCGCCTACCTGCCCGACCTGGACCAGAAGGGCTCGACGGCCGGGTCGATGTGGGGGCCGCCGACGCGCTGGCTCTCCCGCCTCATCGGCGTCCTGGCGCGACGGCACCGCGGCGGCACCCACGACGCGCTCGTCGCCCCCCTCGTCTTCGGCGGGCTGGCGGCGCTCGCGGCGCGCAACCACTGGACGGCACTCGCCGTCCTCGCCCTGGGCATCGGCCTGGCCCTGCACGCCGTCGCGCAGCTCGTCCCGGGGGACGCCGAGAAGACGGCGATCGGCAACCTCGTCCTGTCGGGTGCGGGCGCGTGGTGGCTGACGGACCAGGGGGTCCACCTGCCGTGGTTGCCCTGGGCCGTCGCGGGCGGCGTCCTGGTCCACATCGCCGGCGACGCGCTGACGACGGACGGTGTCCCCGTGCCGTTCACGACGTGGGCCCGGCGGCGACCCCGGACGCTCGGGCTGCGCCTGTTCGACGCCGGCCGCGGTCCCGAGCCGCTGCTGCAGTACCTCGTGTTCCCGACGCTGACGGTGCTGGGTCTGGTGCGCTACGTCGGCCCCGTGCGGGACCTGCTGGCACCTCTGGTGTGA
- a CDS encoding baeRF2 domain-containing protein produces the protein MKLTWLKDVATDPGPSVSVYVDATRDRATGAHDIDLRWQEARSALAGQGAPEPALAALDAVAAEPTGVGGHVGRALVATATGLQLDLVLASPPQREEATTGPVAHLMPLVRSMADDVRYVLVELDRAGADVTVARTGAVVGRERRTVEGGHDLLHKGSGDNRAEHRYQRTVQDSWDHNAAAVASDLADLVRRERPDVVLVTGDPKAMASLKDKAPAALASVMCEVKGGGRAAGTREKAFEANVAAALDVVRTRRRQAVVDEFAQERGRQGRAVEGLDPVVSALRAGQVRTLLLVDDPTSTDQLWTGPGPLEVATTREDLDVLGVSDVVQVRADAALVRALAASDAEIELVRQPEEDEDPPVSLADGIGALLRYAV, from the coding sequence GTGAAGCTGACCTGGCTCAAGGACGTGGCCACCGACCCCGGGCCCTCCGTCTCCGTCTACGTCGACGCGACCCGGGACCGGGCGACGGGCGCGCACGACATCGACCTGCGCTGGCAGGAGGCCCGCTCGGCGCTCGCCGGTCAGGGCGCCCCGGAACCGGCGCTCGCCGCCCTCGACGCCGTCGCGGCCGAACCGACCGGGGTCGGCGGTCACGTCGGCCGCGCGCTCGTCGCCACGGCGACGGGGCTGCAGCTCGACCTCGTCCTGGCCTCCCCGCCGCAGCGGGAGGAGGCGACGACCGGACCCGTCGCGCACCTCATGCCGCTCGTGCGCTCCATGGCCGACGACGTCCGCTACGTGCTCGTCGAGCTCGACCGCGCGGGCGCCGACGTCACGGTGGCGCGCACGGGTGCCGTCGTCGGCCGCGAACGGAGGACCGTCGAGGGTGGACACGACCTGCTGCACAAGGGGTCCGGGGACAACCGCGCCGAGCACCGGTACCAGCGGACCGTCCAGGACTCCTGGGACCACAACGCCGCCGCGGTCGCCAGCGACCTCGCCGACCTCGTCCGCCGCGAACGGCCCGACGTCGTCCTGGTGACCGGTGACCCCAAGGCCATGGCGTCGCTGAAGGACAAGGCACCGGCCGCGCTCGCGTCGGTGATGTGCGAGGTCAAGGGCGGTGGCCGCGCCGCCGGCACCCGCGAGAAGGCCTTCGAGGCCAACGTCGCCGCCGCTCTCGACGTCGTCCGCACCCGCCGCCGCCAGGCCGTCGTCGACGAGTTCGCCCAGGAACGCGGTCGGCAGGGCCGCGCCGTCGAGGGCCTGGACCCCGTCGTCTCCGCGCTGCGCGCCGGCCAGGTGCGGACGCTGCTCCTCGTCGACGACCCGACGTCCACCGACCAGCTGTGGACGGGCCCCGGCCCGCTCGAGGTCGCCACCACCCGCGAGGACCTCGACGTGCTCGGCGTGAGCGACGTCGTCCAGGTGCGGGCCGACGCGGCCCTCGTCCGGGCGCTGGCCGCCTCCGACGCCGAGATCGAGCTGGTGCGGCAGCCCGAGGAGGACGAGGACCCGCCGGTGTCGCTGGCCGACGGCATCGGCGCGCTCCTGCGCTACGCCGTCTGA